From Paenibacillus graminis, a single genomic window includes:
- a CDS encoding bacteriohemerythrin, with the protein MNEFFEACTNQQGKEKIEETLKFLKDYTLEHFSDEEHLMQDIDFPELAEHRKTHAEFVKTVLDLEESIQTKGVSVLSTIKLNRTLTDWLLNHINKCDKLIGQCIASKGHQAV; encoded by the coding sequence CTGAATGAATTTTTTGAAGCATGCACAAACCAGCAAGGCAAAGAAAAGATTGAAGAAACTCTGAAGTTCCTCAAGGATTATACGCTTGAGCATTTCAGCGATGAGGAGCACTTGATGCAGGACATCGATTTCCCGGAATTGGCCGAGCACCGCAAGACCCATGCTGAATTCGTAAAGACCGTGCTGGACCTGGAGGAGAGCATCCAGACCAAAGGCGTATCCGTCCTGTCTACCATCAAGCTGAACCGCACATTAACAGACTGGCTGCTCAATCATATTAACAAATGCGATAAGCTGATTGGACAATGCATCGCCAGCAAGGGCCATCAAGCCGTATAA
- a CDS encoding metallophosphoesterase, translating into MKILRMLASGLVMLLVLGLVNFYIGLHLWYLLDNWLPGIRAAVYWPVFLLIAFAYLIGMVPWPKAVKPAARLFKVIGSYYLACMEFAVIVLPLTDLLYWVMGLMGAQRTGFTTEAGVTVVVLLAVFLIWGSRNAWSTVVRNHPIQIDKRAATSAPLTIAVASDLHLGNIVGNRHLRRMVAEINRMQPDLILLAGDVLDDSIEPFIRNGMSDEIRKLRARFGVYAVLGNHEYYGGSIKQYTELMDSIGIKVLQDEVAEAAGLYIVGRKDKTAESMEAAGRKSVEALLDGLDLSRPVIMMDHQPTGFGIAAQAGVDVLLSGHTHRGQIAPNHWITKRLFELDWGYLRKDKLHVVVSSGYGTWGPPIRLASRSELIRLEVRLEGTRQYSEEPVHSSPVLI; encoded by the coding sequence ATGAAAATATTGCGTATGCTTGCTTCAGGTCTGGTCATGCTGCTGGTGCTGGGACTTGTGAATTTCTACATTGGTCTGCATCTGTGGTACCTGTTGGACAATTGGCTGCCGGGAATCCGCGCCGCTGTGTATTGGCCGGTATTCCTGCTCATTGCTTTTGCTTATTTGATCGGAATGGTACCCTGGCCGAAGGCTGTCAAACCGGCTGCCCGGCTGTTCAAAGTCATCGGCTCCTATTATCTGGCCTGCATGGAATTTGCTGTTATTGTCCTGCCTCTTACCGATTTGCTGTATTGGGTGATGGGGCTGATGGGCGCTCAGCGCACGGGGTTTACTACGGAGGCGGGTGTGACCGTGGTGGTGCTGCTGGCTGTCTTCCTGATTTGGGGTTCGCGGAACGCCTGGAGTACGGTGGTGCGCAACCATCCGATCCAGATTGACAAAAGGGCCGCAACCAGCGCACCGCTTACCATTGCGGTAGCTTCTGATCTGCATTTGGGCAACATTGTCGGCAACCGCCATCTTCGCCGGATGGTCGCTGAGATTAACCGGATGCAGCCGGATCTGATTCTGCTCGCCGGGGATGTGCTGGATGACAGCATTGAACCGTTTATCCGCAATGGAATGAGTGATGAGATCCGCAAGCTGAGGGCACGGTTTGGCGTATATGCAGTCCTGGGTAATCATGAATATTATGGTGGCTCCATTAAGCAATACACTGAACTGATGGACAGCATCGGCATCAAAGTTCTGCAGGACGAAGTAGCGGAAGCCGCAGGCTTGTATATCGTGGGCCGTAAAGACAAAACCGCCGAATCTATGGAGGCTGCCGGACGCAAAAGTGTGGAAGCGTTGCTGGATGGACTCGATCTGTCGCGCCCGGTCATCATGATGGACCATCAGCCAACCGGATTCGGGATTGCCGCGCAAGCGGGAGTGGATGTGCTGCTGTCGGGCCATACGCACCGCGGTCAGATTGCTCCCAATCACTGGATTACCAAACGGCTGTTTGAGCTGGACTGGGGCTACCTGCGCAAGGATAAGCTGCACGTGGTGGTCTCTTCCGGATACGGAACCTGGGGGCCGCCGATCCGACTCGCCAGCCGGTCTGAGCTGATTAGGCTCGAGGTTAGACTGGAGGGCACCAGACAGTACAGTGAAGAGCCTGTACACAGCAGCCCTGTGCTGATCTAA
- a CDS encoding MarR family winged helix-turn-helix transcriptional regulator has protein sequence MDSIQQDHTHKIDANIDGLQQFVLDLPLANEAFFNLVETTASLVAVSEKYWQAQGLNGARIRVLVEIAKQGGAILPSVLAGRIGVTKANISLLLTPLEKDGYITRTEHVRDGRKTVISLTEAGRTLLSQQLPGNRETVAGKMNRLDPDELRQLMALLQKLNKP, from the coding sequence ATGGATTCAATACAGCAAGACCATACTCACAAAATAGATGCAAACATAGACGGTTTGCAGCAATTTGTTCTGGACCTTCCGCTGGCGAACGAAGCCTTTTTCAATCTGGTGGAGACAACAGCGAGTCTTGTCGCAGTTTCGGAGAAGTATTGGCAGGCGCAAGGTCTGAATGGTGCAAGAATCCGTGTGCTGGTGGAGATCGCGAAGCAAGGCGGTGCTATTCTCCCCTCGGTGCTGGCCGGACGGATCGGGGTTACCAAGGCGAATATCAGCTTGCTGCTGACTCCGCTGGAGAAAGATGGATATATCACCAGGACGGAGCATGTCCGCGATGGGCGCAAGACGGTCATTTCACTTACAGAAGCCGGACGGACTCTATTGTCCCAGCAGCTTCCTGGAAACCGCGAAACCGTTGCCGGGAAGATGAACCGCTTGGACCCGGATGAGCTTCGGCAGCTGATGGCATTGCTGCAAAAGCTGAATAAGCCGTAA
- a CDS encoding SDR family oxidoreductase, giving the protein MTIMITGATGQLGKLIIEQLLEQVPAAQIIAGVRHPDKAMQYKEKGIEVRLADYDRPETLQDACTGVNRLLLISSSHTDDDVRLVQHKRVIDAAKAAGVAHILYTSFAFPQAGNTGTSSVHGLTEQVILDTGMDYTFLRNGLYIDFVGVLGLNEAIRSGVLPTQPGDWQFNAVTRSDQARAIAKVLAGTVHRHRTYELAAPQTWTFANLAQVLTELTGKPVIHAPDASVQHWIYHFLSSIDTQSTSKDLEQLMGQPVTPLKESIAPFLNLENV; this is encoded by the coding sequence ATGACAATCATGATAACAGGGGCTACAGGGCAACTAGGAAAATTAATTATTGAACAGCTTTTAGAACAGGTTCCGGCAGCGCAGATCATTGCAGGTGTGCGCCACCCTGACAAGGCGATGCAGTATAAGGAGAAGGGGATTGAGGTGCGCTTAGCAGATTACGATAGGCCGGAAACGCTGCAGGACGCTTGTACCGGAGTCAACCGGCTGCTGCTGATTTCCAGTTCACATACGGATGATGATGTTCGGCTGGTTCAACATAAGCGGGTGATCGATGCAGCCAAAGCAGCCGGAGTTGCGCATATATTATATACCAGCTTTGCTTTTCCGCAAGCAGGCAATACAGGAACAAGCAGCGTTCATGGACTTACCGAGCAGGTGATACTTGATACAGGAATGGACTATACGTTTTTACGCAACGGCCTGTATATTGATTTCGTGGGCGTACTTGGACTGAATGAGGCGATTCGCAGTGGTGTGCTGCCGACACAGCCCGGTGATTGGCAGTTCAATGCGGTAACACGCAGTGACCAGGCGCGGGCAATCGCAAAGGTGCTTGCCGGAACCGTTCACAGGCACCGGACGTACGAGCTGGCAGCGCCGCAGACATGGACGTTCGCCAATCTTGCACAAGTGCTTACGGAGCTTACCGGCAAGCCGGTGATCCATGCCCCAGATGCGTCTGTACAGCATTGGATTTATCATTTTCTGAGCAGTATTGATACTCAATCCACCTCAAAGGATCTGGAGCAACTGATGGGGCAGCCCGTAACCCCGCTTAAGGAGAGCATCGCACCTTTTTTGAATCTGGAGAATGTGTGA
- a CDS encoding response regulator transcription factor, translating to MKKILVADDDVNIRTLLRHVLTREGYVVLEAADGREAMGLMKGSTVDLAVVDVMMPNMDGLELCQHIRETYDIPVILLTARQQLSDKEQGYLRGTDDYVTKPFEPEELLFRIKALFRRYSVAASDKIRLNSLVIDRKNYEISDGSDVFLLPVKEFELLAQLAQYPGRLFSRSELIELVWGADYEGDERTVDVHIKRLRDRFSEYKNDFTIRTVRGIGYKVETVNP from the coding sequence ATGAAGAAAATATTAGTGGCCGACGATGATGTGAACATCCGTACGCTGCTGCGGCATGTGTTGACCAGGGAAGGTTATGTTGTGCTGGAGGCGGCCGATGGACGTGAAGCCATGGGACTGATGAAAGGCAGTACTGTGGATTTGGCGGTTGTAGATGTGATGATGCCGAATATGGACGGGCTTGAGCTGTGCCAGCATATCCGGGAGACTTATGATATTCCGGTTATCCTGCTAACTGCACGGCAGCAGCTCAGCGACAAGGAGCAGGGTTATTTACGCGGGACAGATGATTATGTCACCAAGCCTTTTGAACCGGAGGAACTGCTCTTCCGCATCAAAGCCTTGTTCCGCCGTTATTCAGTAGCCGCGAGTGACAAGATCCGCCTGAATTCATTAGTGATTGACCGGAAAAATTATGAGATCAGCGACGGCAGCGATGTGTTTCTGCTGCCGGTGAAGGAATTTGAGCTGCTGGCCCAGCTTGCGCAGTATCCGGGACGGCTGTTCTCGCGCAGCGAGCTGATTGAGCTGGTGTGGGGAGCGGATTATGAAGGGGATGAGCGGACAGTCGATGTGCATATCAAACGCTTGCGCGACCGGTTCAGCGAATACAAAAATGATTTTACCATCCGTACGGTCCGGGGTATCGGCTATAAAGTCGAAACGGTGAATCCATGA
- a CDS encoding sensor histidine kinase → MKSLYVRMSLLFCSVIVISSVLGFLISNAYYQAAIKPKNDAKLTKMAIGLQSFIEDHPDAVEGYLLSTASLGYKMYLSNDQGDERFYGLPFRKNDLKEGELKKVLDGSIYHGVADFPSGMFITGFFDNQLSNTIGVPIHIHGQPYALFMRPDAEVQFGELRLFFAVLIAGTILFSLWFVLITVFHVVKPITRLTEATQKISKGRYDIKLYTARRDEIGQLASHFMSMSRELERTNRARQEFVANVSHEIESPLTSIQGFAHALKDGTLPEQQRIEYLSIIDEESRRLSVLSKQLLTLSSLDYDENALDRKSIDLRAQLRQVLQIMEWRLTEKELAVRLHVADITLQGDANLLYQVWMNLLSNAVKYTPTGGEIAISAEAGGHHCIVTVTDNGEGIPAGQLPMIFDRFYKVDRARTRDSNSSGLGLSIVRKIIEVHGGTVEAKSTVGEGTTFTVTLPLL, encoded by the coding sequence ATGAAGTCATTGTACGTAAGAATGAGCCTGCTGTTCTGTTCGGTGATTGTAATTAGCAGTGTGCTGGGGTTTCTTATCTCCAACGCCTATTATCAGGCTGCAATCAAGCCGAAGAACGATGCCAAGCTCACCAAAATGGCCATTGGCCTGCAGTCCTTTATTGAAGACCACCCCGACGCGGTTGAGGGATATCTGCTGAGTACAGCATCCCTCGGCTACAAGATGTATCTCTCCAATGACCAAGGCGATGAACGGTTCTATGGTCTGCCTTTCCGCAAAAATGACCTGAAGGAAGGAGAGCTGAAAAAGGTGCTGGACGGCAGCATCTACCATGGAGTAGCGGATTTTCCCAGCGGGATGTTCATTACCGGCTTTTTTGATAATCAGCTCAGCAATACGATAGGTGTTCCTATACATATTCATGGCCAGCCCTACGCGCTGTTTATGCGTCCGGATGCAGAAGTGCAGTTTGGCGAGCTGCGGTTGTTTTTTGCTGTGCTGATTGCCGGTACAATTCTGTTCAGCCTGTGGTTTGTCCTAATCACCGTTTTTCATGTTGTGAAGCCGATCACGCGGTTGACTGAAGCCACCCAAAAAATCTCCAAGGGCAGATACGATATCAAGCTCTACACAGCCCGGCGTGATGAAATCGGCCAGCTTGCTTCCCACTTCATGAGCATGAGCCGGGAGCTGGAGCGGACGAACCGGGCGCGGCAGGAATTTGTCGCCAACGTCTCGCACGAAATCGAGTCGCCGCTGACCTCCATTCAGGGCTTCGCCCATGCGCTGAAGGACGGCACACTCCCGGAGCAGCAGCGGATAGAGTACCTGTCCATCATCGATGAGGAGAGCCGGAGGCTGTCGGTGCTGAGCAAGCAGCTGCTTACATTGTCTTCGCTCGACTATGACGAGAATGCGCTGGACCGCAAAAGCATTGATCTCCGGGCGCAGCTGCGCCAGGTGCTGCAGATTATGGAGTGGCGGCTGACAGAAAAGGAGCTGGCGGTGCGGCTGCATGTGGCGGATATTACCCTTCAGGGGGATGCCAATCTGCTCTATCAGGTATGGATGAATCTTTTGTCCAATGCAGTAAAATATACCCCAACCGGCGGGGAGATTGCGATTTCGGCGGAAGCCGGGGGTCATCACTGCATTGTTACCGTAACAGATAATGGCGAAGGCATTCCGGCCGGTCAGCTGCCGATGATCTTTGACCGGTTCTACAAAGTGGACCGGGCGCGCACCCGCGACAGCAACAGCAGCGGCCTTGGATTATCCATCGTGCGCAAAATTATCGAGGTTCACGGCGGCACCGTCGAGGCAAAGAGCACAGTGGGGGAAGGAACAACCTTTACGGTGACGCTGCCGCTTCTGTAA
- a CDS encoding ABC transporter permease, which translates to MFLALREMRHSKARYSLIMVIMLLVSFLVLFVTGLARGLAYANISAVENMPANYFAVQKDADHTFRRSQLNETELAAVRSVAGNQNAAPLAVQMSTITADQADVKADITFFAVDMDGMLAPKVSQGNGITNETQGSVIADSKLKESGVTLGSSIKDQASGLTFKVAGFTKDSSYSHTPVVYINTLDWKTMRQGTGQSGRVAEAVPYNVIALKATSAQVSEIMGRLDNVEVITQNQAIASIPGYSAEQNSLLMMIVFLFVIAAFVLAVFFYVITIQKTSQFGILKAMGTKMSYLAWSVVGQVLILSVASLAVSLLLTLGMNMGLPDSMPFQLEGRTILLTCVLFVGMSLLGSLISVARVAKVDALEAIGRAGA; encoded by the coding sequence ATGTTTTTGGCATTAAGGGAGATGAGGCACTCCAAAGCACGGTACAGCCTCATAATGGTCATAATGCTCCTGGTTTCGTTTCTGGTGTTATTCGTGACTGGTCTGGCACGGGGATTGGCCTACGCCAACATTTCCGCTGTGGAAAATATGCCCGCCAACTATTTTGCCGTACAAAAAGATGCCGACCATACATTCAGACGTTCCCAATTGAATGAAACTGAGCTTGCCGCAGTCCGTTCGGTCGCGGGGAATCAGAATGCTGCCCCTCTGGCGGTGCAGATGAGCACGATAACCGCAGATCAGGCGGATGTGAAAGCGGACATTACCTTTTTTGCCGTTGATATGGATGGAATGCTGGCACCGAAAGTATCTCAGGGCAACGGGATCACCAATGAGACTCAGGGCAGTGTTATAGCAGATTCGAAGCTCAAAGAGTCAGGGGTGACGCTTGGCAGTTCGATCAAGGATCAGGCTTCCGGGCTGACCTTCAAGGTTGCAGGCTTTACCAAGGACAGTTCTTACAGCCATACTCCTGTTGTCTATATCAACACATTGGACTGGAAGACCATGAGACAAGGCACCGGTCAGAGCGGCAGGGTTGCTGAGGCTGTTCCATATAATGTGATCGCGCTGAAGGCCACCTCTGCTCAGGTTTCTGAAATTATGGGCCGGTTGGATAATGTGGAGGTCATTACGCAAAATCAGGCGATTGCCAGCATTCCAGGCTATTCCGCCGAGCAGAATTCACTGCTGATGATGATTGTGTTCCTGTTCGTCATTGCTGCATTTGTGCTTGCCGTATTCTTCTATGTCATCACGATCCAGAAGACCAGCCAGTTCGGCATCCTGAAAGCGATGGGAACCAAGATGTCCTACTTGGCCTGGAGCGTAGTCGGTCAGGTGCTGATCCTCTCGGTAGCCAGTCTTGCGGTCAGTCTGCTGCTGACCCTGGGGATGAATATGGGGCTGCCGGATTCGATGCCCTTCCAGCTGGAAGGCCGCACCATCCTGCTGACTTGTGTCCTGTTCGTCGGAATGTCACTGCTGGGTTCGCTGATATCTGTAGCCAGAGTGGCTAAGGTTGACGCTTTGGAAGCGATCGGGAGGGCTGGAGCATGA
- a CDS encoding ABC transporter ATP-binding protein, which yields MSTAKLMMKQVTQTYGDGDGAMTVLNQLDLTVNEGEFVAVLGPSGSGKSTFLSAAGALLTPTSGEIFIDGEPLSHKNKSALTELRLRKIGFMFQSAQLLPYLKVEEQLLYVAKLAKLSIKEAKERSSYLLKRLEIWERRNHYPEQLSGGQKQRVAIARAWMNKPAILFADEPTASLDFSRGREVVRMIADEVTSEGKAAVMVTHDERMLEWCNRVYHLQDGVLVEQ from the coding sequence ATGAGTACTGCCAAATTAATGATGAAGCAAGTGACCCAAACCTACGGCGATGGCGACGGAGCCATGACGGTACTGAATCAGCTGGATCTTACGGTGAACGAAGGGGAGTTTGTTGCTGTACTGGGGCCATCCGGCTCCGGCAAAAGCACCTTTCTCTCCGCAGCCGGTGCGCTGCTGACTCCGACCAGCGGAGAAATTTTCATAGATGGGGAGCCGCTGAGCCATAAGAACAAGAGCGCACTAACCGAGCTGCGGTTGCGCAAGATCGGTTTTATGTTCCAGAGTGCACAGCTGCTGCCCTACCTGAAAGTGGAGGAACAGCTGCTGTACGTGGCTAAGCTGGCGAAGCTCAGCATCAAGGAAGCCAAGGAACGGTCCTCCTATCTGCTGAAGCGGCTGGAGATTTGGGAGCGGCGCAATCATTATCCCGAACAGCTCTCGGGCGGGCAGAAGCAGCGCGTGGCGATTGCGAGAGCGTGGATGAACAAGCCGGCGATCCTGTTCGCCGACGAGCCGACGGCCAGCCTGGATTTCAGCCGCGGCCGCGAGGTGGTGCGGATGATCGCGGACGAGGTGACAAGCGAAGGCAAAGCTGCGGTCATGGTGACCCATGACGAGCGGATGCTGGAGTGGTGCAACCGGGTGTACCATCTGCAGGATGGTGTTTTGGTTGAGCAGTAA
- a CDS encoding WD40/YVTN/BNR-like repeat-containing protein, with protein MDGISSGTGQVWSPASLGGGGYITGLIQHPAQSGVLYARCDVAGVFASLDGGFTWEARNGGLTKAYHHQVQSFAISPHRPEVLFRCSGEVRSRTFYGSVHKSADGGHTWREVCTGMGFYGNGPTRMYGEVISVDPHHPEVVAAGGYTGGLWISRDEGETWKQTPLPEERYGCVAFHPGIPGMLYAGTIGDNDLNMDYAETGEGGVLGLLQDLPRGKAGRLYASSDLGDTWMLLHTGPSFAELAFDSRDPQRLQAACIWNGIRSSTDGGRTWQTGMTGLPEEGQRYGTVVQDSHHPQRWYTAPDARPHMTAVPPVPLYGSGLSGSVSGEWQLLRQHNDEDLSGFPAYMDHFGSGSRAAAAGWAISKIIVDRFIEDRFYLANWYGVAVSPDGGRTWCAGHFRGLETTCMEAVVAASHQPGKFCVTMADHPPKVTEDGGRSFWNLPGISGYSGSTAAVISRSDPSRYLYGLVGHGRTACIALHRDGGANASAVLPLGAGLFVQALREDGVKNGIFYAYVDGPVASGAGIYRSSDDGMTWEQTAFRPPSYVDTLPHHKNRIEAELLSVVVYQVKNACGANQMLAASPFHQGRVLVGEWTEGIWESHDGGDTWKSIGEGLPFQRSGSASVLNAIAYSPNYPDLIYAGFISEGLWRSSDGGRTWSKLYPLIEGEIFNVSALAVGTVDEGEDLLILASEPMVVNGTDSQAVYSMDGGCKWQGWQQSGIGAVRWKGIALDCEDIQGLGVSCGNGAFYMRLADKI; from the coding sequence GTGGATGGGATTTCGTCCGGAACCGGGCAAGTCTGGTCACCGGCTTCGCTGGGCGGTGGCGGCTATATTACGGGATTGATTCAGCATCCCGCACAAAGTGGAGTACTGTATGCCCGCTGTGATGTGGCGGGCGTCTTCGCCAGCCTCGATGGCGGCTTCACCTGGGAGGCGCGGAACGGCGGGCTCACCAAGGCTTATCATCACCAGGTGCAGAGCTTTGCCATTAGTCCGCACCGGCCGGAGGTGCTGTTCCGCTGCTCCGGGGAGGTACGGAGCCGTACATTCTACGGCTCTGTACACAAGTCAGCGGATGGCGGACACACCTGGAGAGAGGTGTGCACGGGGATGGGCTTTTACGGCAATGGTCCGACCCGGATGTACGGGGAGGTCATCTCCGTAGATCCCCACCACCCGGAGGTCGTGGCTGCCGGGGGATACACTGGCGGCTTATGGATCAGCCGGGATGAAGGGGAGACCTGGAAGCAGACTCCGCTGCCGGAGGAACGGTATGGTTGTGTCGCTTTTCATCCGGGCATACCGGGAATGCTGTATGCCGGAACCATTGGCGACAATGATCTGAATATGGACTACGCCGAGACAGGCGAAGGAGGAGTGCTGGGGCTGCTGCAGGACCTGCCCCGGGGGAAAGCCGGCAGGCTGTATGCCAGCAGCGATCTGGGGGACACGTGGATGCTGCTGCATACAGGCCCAAGCTTTGCCGAGCTGGCCTTTGACAGCCGTGATCCGCAGCGGCTGCAGGCGGCCTGCATCTGGAACGGCATCCGCAGCAGCACGGATGGCGGGCGGACCTGGCAGACAGGCATGACTGGACTGCCGGAAGAGGGGCAAAGATACGGCACGGTTGTGCAGGACAGCCATCATCCGCAGCGTTGGTATACGGCCCCTGATGCCCGTCCGCACATGACGGCGGTTCCCCCGGTTCCGCTGTATGGATCTGGATTATCCGGCAGCGTGAGCGGGGAGTGGCAGCTCCTCCGGCAGCATAACGATGAGGATCTGAGCGGGTTCCCGGCTTATATGGATCACTTCGGCAGCGGATCACGGGCAGCGGCGGCCGGCTGGGCGATATCCAAAATCATCGTCGACCGCTTCATCGAAGACCGGTTCTATCTGGCCAACTGGTACGGAGTAGCGGTTAGTCCTGACGGCGGGAGAACCTGGTGTGCAGGGCATTTTCGGGGGCTTGAAACAACCTGCATGGAGGCTGTCGTTGCCGCTTCGCACCAGCCCGGCAAATTCTGTGTGACGATGGCTGACCATCCGCCGAAAGTAACGGAAGATGGCGGACGAAGCTTTTGGAATCTTCCGGGCATCTCCGGTTATTCAGGGAGTACTGCTGCGGTAATTTCCCGTTCAGACCCCAGCCGCTATCTTTACGGATTAGTTGGTCACGGGAGGACTGCCTGTATTGCTCTTCACCGTGACGGCGGGGCGAACGCATCAGCCGTACTGCCGCTGGGGGCCGGATTGTTTGTGCAAGCTTTACGGGAAGACGGAGTGAAGAACGGTATCTTTTATGCTTATGTGGATGGACCCGTAGCTTCAGGAGCCGGAATCTACCGGTCCAGTGATGACGGAATGACCTGGGAGCAGACCGCATTTCGTCCTCCGTCTTACGTGGATACCCTGCCCCATCACAAGAACCGGATCGAAGCGGAATTGCTCTCCGTCGTGGTGTACCAAGTCAAAAATGCCTGCGGGGCCAATCAAATGCTGGCAGCAAGCCCGTTTCACCAAGGCCGGGTACTGGTCGGCGAATGGACCGAAGGGATTTGGGAATCACACGATGGCGGAGATACGTGGAAGTCCATCGGTGAAGGACTGCCGTTTCAGCGCAGCGGCTCTGCTTCCGTATTGAACGCAATTGCCTATTCACCAAATTACCCCGATTTAATCTATGCAGGATTCATCTCGGAAGGCCTGTGGCGCAGCAGTGACGGCGGACGGACCTGGAGCAAGCTGTATCCGCTCATAGAAGGTGAGATTTTCAATGTTTCCGCATTGGCCGTAGGCACAGTTGATGAAGGAGAGGATCTTTTGATTCTTGCCAGTGAACCGATGGTGGTGAACGGTACAGACTCACAGGCTGTATACAGCATGGATGGCGGTTGTAAATGGCAGGGTTGGCAGCAGTCCGGGATTGGCGCAGTGCGTTGGAAGGGAATAGCCCTCGATTGTGAGGACATTCAGGGACTTGGCGTGTCCTGCGGCAACGGAGCCTTTTATATGCGCCTGGCGGACAAAATATAA